A stretch of DNA from Pseudomonas sp. HN11:
CGTTTGCCCAGGTGCAGGTCCAGGTGAAGATCGGCATGTCCATCAGTTTCATGCCAGGGGCGCGCATTTTCAGGACGGTGGCCAGGAAGTTGACCCCCGTCAATGTCGTCCCGAGCCCTGATAACTGTAGGGCCCAGATATAGTAGTCCACACCCACGCCAGGGCTGTATTGCAGGCCCGACAATGGCGGATACGCAACCCAACCGGTCTTGGCGAATTCGCCGACGCCCAGGGACACGTTGATCAGCACCACGCCGGAAACCAGCAGCCAGAAGCTCAGGGAGTTCAGGAACGGGTAGGCAACGTCACGGGCACCGATCTGCAGCGGCAAGGCAAGGTTCATCAGGCCGGTGAAGAATGGCATCGCCATGAAGATAATCATGATCACACCGTGAGCGGTGAAGATCTGGTCATAGTGTTCAGGTGGCAGGTAGCCAGGCGAACCCTCGGTGGCCATGGCCAACTGGGTACGCATCATGATGGCGTCGGCAAAACCACGCAGCAGCATGACCATGGCAACGATGACGTACATGACGCCGATTTTCTTGTGGTCGACCGACGTCAGCCACTCGGTCCACAGGTAGGACCATTTCTTGAAATAGGTGATACCCGCTACGAGTGCCAGACCACCCAGCGCGATCATGGCGATGGTCACCATTACGATCGGCTCGTGGAACGGGACCGCATCCCAACTTAATTTACCAAACATCGTTTACTCCTCTGCCCCAGCAGTTGAATGCGAGCCCGTGTCAGAACCTTCAACCGCGGCCACTTCTTTCTTCTCGTGCTTGACCGGCTTGCCTGGCTTCATACCTTCGTACTTGTCGACGATTTTCTGAAACAGGTTCGGCTCATACGCGGAGTACAGGGCGACTGGGTTGTTCTGGCTTGGTTTGGTCAGGGCGTCGTATTCAGCTTGATCAAGCTGTTTAGGTGCGGCCTTGACTTCGGCTACCCAGGCGTTGAAACCTTCCTGGCTCGTCGAGATCGCTTTGAATTTCATGCCGGTGAAGCCAGCGCCGCTGTAGTTTGCGGAGATGCCTTCCATTTCAGCTTTTTCGTTGGCAATCAGGTGCAGGCGGGTTTGCATGCCTGCCATCGCGTAGATCTGGCCGCCCAGGGCCGGGATGAAGAACGAGTTCATCACGGCATCGGAGGTGATCCGGAAGTTCAGCGGGGTGTTTTCCGGGAACTGGATCTCGTTGACCGTGGCGATACCCAGGTCCGGGTAGATGAACAGCCACTTCCAATCCAGCGCGACCACTTCGATGTTGATCGGCTTGACGTCGGACTCCAGCGGACGGTACGGGTCCAGCTCGTGGGTCGACTTGTAGGTGATGTAACCCAGGGCGATGATGATGAGGATCGGCACCAGCCACACCGCGATTTCGATCTTGGTGGAATGCGACCACTTAGGCGCGTAGGTAGCGCTGGTGTTCGACGCGCGGTATTTCCAGGCGAAGGCGAAGGTCATGATGATCACAGGGACCACGACCAGCAGCATCAGCAGGGTGGCGGTGATGATCAGGTTTCGTTGATCCAGACCGATCTGTCCTTTTGGGTCCATCAAGGTCCACTTGCAGCCTCCCAGCATTAACATCATGCCAAGCAGCGGCAAAAAGCCTAGTAATCGGGGGTACCTGTTTTTACTCATCTCACGACCTCTAAAGCAGCTTGCGCAATGCAGTTGGGTTTTGATCGCCAACACTTCACCCTGCCAAGGGTTGGCATTTCTCTTCGATTGAATAAGAGCCTGCCCATCGCGCCATAAAGAGGCGTTTCACGGACCTGCGGTGAGTTCTTATTCGATTTCGTGGTTAAAGGCCTTGTTACAGACCAATTCCATTTGGTGCGGATAGTTGAAAGGCTGTCGGAACCTTGGGGTCGCACAGAGCCATCCATCTGCCCCTCGACCGCTCCAGCGCTCAAATATTGAACAGCACCGGACATTCAGTGCGGGCGATTGTAGTTAGCTAGCGTTGTATAAACCATGTCTTATAAAGAAATAATTTTTATCGATTACAGCAATAATCCTTCACCAATATTGCAAAGGTTCGCGATCTTATCGCGTTAGATTCTCAACAAAAACCACAAAAATTGCAGTGTTATAGGGCAATCCATCGCAACCCTTACGGCCTGTAAGGACAAGCCAAAGCGATGCAAGCCCCCATAAAACAAGGCATTCGGACACCATGCATTTGCTGGCATGGCCTGAGGTTCGTGGAAGCGCCAGAACCATGAACTGACAGCACATCTTGACTGTTTTATGCAAATTTAAGCGGTCACTCTGCGGGCCAGAAACGTCCTGCGGCCGCTTCCGTGTGACAACATGTCGCACACTGCGCGCACCTGAAATTGTCCGGCGTCACGTTCTGTTCACAAATCCCTACAAGCAAAAACGCCCCGGTCCTCCCTCAAGAAAAACCGGGGCGTTGCAAGGATGGGCTCAGGCTTTGCGCTGGCGATTCCGGTAAATGCCCAACGGCACCAGGATCACGGTCAGTACAAACGCGACCAGCGCCCACTGTGCCAGGGACAGGCCCAGCACGGGCGGATACGGGGTACTGCAGAAGCCATCGACCTGAAAGCCCAGGGGGAACACCTTGGCCAGTGGCAGGTCATCGACGATCGGTTGCAGCACATCAATGCCGCAGCTGACCTGTGGATAAAACTGGGTGTACACGTGGTGGCCGGCGGCTGCCACGCCGCCAAGGGCGCTGAGTATCACCAGCCCTTCGAAAAACGTGAGCGCCCCTTTGGTGCGCATGGCCGCGCCGATGAACGCGAAGATCGCGATCAGCAACAAGGCGTAGCGTTGCAGGATGCACAGCGGGCATGGTGCCTCGCCCAGCACCACCTGCATGTACAGTGCACCGCCGATCAGCGCCAGGCAGATGATGCCCAGCAACACCAGAAAGCGCCGCTCCCTGCCTAAACGCAATTCGTCACTCATTTCCGGTTCCCTTTGTTTGGTTGTGCCAATGGCCGCAAGTTTACACACAGGGAGTGGTTTAAACAGAGAGGGGTTAACGGGGGATTAATCTGAGAAATAGATAAGCAAATGTGGGAGCAAGCCCGCTCCCACATTTTTGAGCGTGTTACTCCAGGGCGGCGGCGGGGCCGAAGAACTCGTAATGGCTTTGCTTCGCGGGTACACCCAAGGCCTTGAGGTGACGCTTGATCGCGCCCATGAAGCCTTTAGGCCCGAGGAAGTAAGCGTCAATGTCGCGTTGCTCGGGCAACCAGGCGGCCAGTTGCTCCTGGCTCAGCAGGCCGACCTTGTCCGCTGCCGGGCTCACGCCATCATCTTCGGCGTAGCAATAGAAGCGCTTGAGCTGCGGGTGCTTCGCCGCCAGGGCATCCACCCAATCACGGAACGCATGCACCCCGCCATTACGGGCGCAGTGGATGAAGTGCACAGGTCGCTCGGTGGCCAGGGCGGCCTCCAGCATCGGCAAGGTCGGCGTAATACCCACCCCACCGCTAATCAGCACCAACGGTTTGTCGCTGGCCGCCAGGGTGAATTCACCCGAAGGTGGGAACAGGTCGATGGTCGCCCCCACATGCATCTGGTCATGCAAGTAATTGGACACCCTCCCACCGGCTTCGCGCTTGACGCTGATGCGGTACAGGCCAGCATCGGTCAGGGCTGACAAGGAATAGTTGCGGCGTACTTCCTCGCCATCCAGTACCAACTTCATGCCGATGTATTGGCCCGGTGCAGCGGCGAGGATCGGACCATTGTCCACGGGTGCAAAGTAGAAGGAGATGATCTCGTCGCTCTCCTCCACGCGCTTGACCAGCAGGAACGGTCGCGCCCCCCGCCAGCCACCAGGGGCCAGGGCTTTCTCTTCATAGATGGCCGCCTCGGCGCTGATCAGGATATCCGCCAGTTGGCCGTAGGCCGCGCCCCAGGCACTCATCACCTCAGGGGTCGCGATCTCGCTGCCCAGCACTTCGGAAATCGCGCGCAGCAGGCAGGCGCCGACGATCGGGTAATGCTCCGGCAGAATCTGCAGGGCCACGTGCTTGTTGATGATCTTGGCCACCAGGTCACCCAGTTGGTCCAACTGGTCGATATGCCGCGCGTACATCAACACGCCGTTTGCCAGGGCGCGGGGCTGGTCGCCGCTGGCTTGGTGGGCCTGATTGAACAGCGGGCGAACTTCCGGGTACTCGCAAAGCATCATGCGGTAGAAATGGGTGA
This window harbors:
- the cyoA gene encoding ubiquinol oxidase subunit II, whose translation is MSKNRYPRLLGFLPLLGMMLMLGGCKWTLMDPKGQIGLDQRNLIITATLLMLLVVVPVIIMTFAFAWKYRASNTSATYAPKWSHSTKIEIAVWLVPILIIIALGYITYKSTHELDPYRPLESDVKPINIEVVALDWKWLFIYPDLGIATVNEIQFPENTPLNFRITSDAVMNSFFIPALGGQIYAMAGMQTRLHLIANEKAEMEGISANYSGAGFTGMKFKAISTSQEGFNAWVAEVKAAPKQLDQAEYDALTKPSQNNPVALYSAYEPNLFQKIVDKYEGMKPGKPVKHEKKEVAAVEGSDTGSHSTAGAEE
- a CDS encoding disulfide bond formation protein B, which produces MSDELRLGRERRFLVLLGIICLALIGGALYMQVVLGEAPCPLCILQRYALLLIAIFAFIGAAMRTKGALTFFEGLVILSALGGVAAAGHHVYTQFYPQVSCGIDVLQPIVDDLPLAKVFPLGFQVDGFCSTPYPPVLGLSLAQWALVAFVLTVILVPLGIYRNRQRKA
- the hmpA gene encoding NO-inducible flavohemoprotein, translated to MLNAQDRAIVKSTVPLLESGGEALITHFYRMMLCEYPEVRPLFNQAHQASGDQPRALANGVLMYARHIDQLDQLGDLVAKIINKHVALQILPEHYPIVGACLLRAISEVLGSEIATPEVMSAWGAAYGQLADILISAEAAIYEEKALAPGGWRGARPFLLVKRVEESDEIISFYFAPVDNGPILAAAPGQYIGMKLVLDGEEVRRNYSLSALTDAGLYRISVKREAGGRVSNYLHDQMHVGATIDLFPPSGEFTLAASDKPLVLISGGVGITPTLPMLEAALATERPVHFIHCARNGGVHAFRDWVDALAAKHPQLKRFYCYAEDDGVSPAADKVGLLSQEQLAAWLPEQRDIDAYFLGPKGFMGAIKRHLKALGVPAKQSHYEFFGPAAALE